The Hyphomonas sediminis genome contains a region encoding:
- a CDS encoding DUF4166 domain-containing protein has product MPVTVTMRRTSDGETWTRAFGPRRFRSHLRRVAGDPPGMVRERFGAMAFSIPLSLENGRLAFPVTGGRVAGIPLPRFLLPVSETHESVDKDGACRFDVSIRLPMIGLVAHYRGWLKPAPN; this is encoded by the coding sequence GTGCCGGTGACCGTGACGATGCGGCGGACGAGCGACGGCGAGACCTGGACGCGCGCTTTCGGGCCGCGCCGGTTCCGCTCGCATCTGCGCCGGGTGGCAGGCGACCCGCCGGGCATGGTGCGCGAGCGATTTGGCGCGATGGCGTTTTCCATTCCGCTGAGCCTTGAAAACGGGCGGCTGGCCTTTCCTGTGACCGGCGGGCGCGTGGCGGGCATCCCCTTGCCGCGCTTCCTGTTGCCGGTGAGTGAGACGCATGAAAGCGTGGACAAGGATGGGGCCTGCCGGTTTGACGTTTCCATCCGCCTGCCGATGATTGGCCTTGTGGCACATTATCGCGGATGGCTGAAACCTGCGCCCAATTGA
- a CDS encoding NAD(P)-binding domain-containing protein: MNSRILIIGGYGVFGGKLARALVKSGYTDVIVAGRSLTAAEAFCREAGGTPRALDTGAADLAAQGATCR, translated from the coding sequence TTGAACAGCCGCATTCTCATCATTGGCGGATATGGCGTATTTGGCGGCAAGCTGGCGCGGGCGCTGGTCAAATCTGGGTATACGGACGTTATCGTTGCCGGGCGAAGCCTGACGGCGGCGGAAGCCTTCTGCCGGGAAGCGGGCGGAACGCCGCGGGCGCTCGACACAGGCGCAGCCGACCTGGCCGCGCAGGGCGCGACGTGCCGGTGA
- the pdeM gene encoding ligase-associated DNA damage response endonuclease PdeM, with translation MTTAASALPKQTLLHLAGELLTPLPEGALWWAARRLLVVSDLHLEKGSNYAASGQMLPPYDTGATLSRIEALCAALAPETVLSLGDSFHDRQSEHRLPPPYADRIRALTGAHDWVWIEGNHDPDPPAHLGGRAARVLRLQGLVFRHEPEGEAGEIAGHLHPVAKVAGRGRSVRRRCFVSDGARLVMPAMGAFAGGLNILDPAFGPIFPEGCMAFAIGEGRVYSLPQKHLIPDVRPGGASAGGWRL, from the coding sequence ATGACTACCGCCGCCAGCGCCCTGCCAAAACAGACGCTGCTCCACCTTGCCGGGGAGCTGCTGACCCCGCTGCCCGAAGGCGCCCTCTGGTGGGCCGCGCGGCGCCTGCTTGTCGTGTCCGATCTGCACCTTGAAAAAGGCTCGAACTACGCCGCCTCCGGCCAGATGTTGCCCCCTTATGATACGGGCGCCACCCTCTCGCGCATCGAAGCGCTCTGCGCCGCCCTCGCGCCGGAAACCGTCCTCTCCCTCGGCGACAGCTTCCATGACCGCCAGTCCGAACACCGTCTTCCGCCCCCCTATGCCGACCGTATCCGCGCGCTGACCGGCGCGCATGACTGGGTGTGGATCGAAGGCAACCACGATCCTGATCCCCCCGCCCATCTGGGGGGCAGGGCCGCCAGGGTGCTGCGGCTGCAAGGCCTTGTTTTCCGTCATGAACCTGAAGGCGAGGCAGGCGAAATTGCAGGCCACCTCCATCCCGTCGCCAAGGTCGCCGGGCGGGGCCGCTCCGTCCGCAGGCGGTGCTTTGTCTCCGATGGCGCCCGCCTCGTCATGCCCGCCATGGGCGCCTTCGCCGGCGGGCTCAACATCCTCGATCCTGCCTTCGGTCCCATCTTCCCGGAAGGCTGCATGGCCTTCGCCATCGGCGAGGGCCGCGTCTATTCCCTGCCGCAGAAACATCTGATCCCGGATGTCCGCCCCGGCGGCGCCAGCGCCGGTGGCTGGCGGCTCTGA
- a CDS encoding SulP family inorganic anion transporter, with amino-acid sequence MTPKLLTTLRSYNLKLFAADAFAGVTVAMVALPLSLAIAIASGADPGAGLVTAIVAGFLISALGGSRVQVGGPTGAFIVVVYGVIAHHGYDGLVLATLMAGAILLVAGFLRAGNLIQFIPEAVVNGFTMGIAIIIAASQLKDLFGLQVDHLPADFLHKLPALWEGRASFSLAAFGIGLSTLLFIVLFRRLAPRWPGLIVAVGITSATVALLHLPVETIADRFGALPSSLPAPAFPDVSLARLQELLPSALIIAFLAGVESLLSAMVADRMIEGHHRPNAELIAQGAANIGSGLMGGLPATGAIARTATNVKAGGKTPVAGIVHALTLLVILLFASGLAGQLALPALAGLLLLTAWNMSEPHKWREYARLPLEDRFLLLLTLVLTVVADLTIAIGAGVAIGLALRLRRRHVPPADWTPPKR; translated from the coding sequence GTGACACCTAAGCTCCTTACGACCCTGCGGTCCTACAACCTGAAACTGTTCGCCGCCGATGCCTTCGCCGGCGTCACGGTGGCCATGGTTGCCCTGCCGCTCAGCCTCGCCATCGCCATCGCCTCGGGCGCAGATCCCGGCGCGGGCCTCGTCACGGCGATTGTCGCAGGCTTCCTCATCTCTGCCCTCGGCGGCAGCCGCGTCCAGGTCGGTGGCCCCACCGGCGCCTTCATCGTCGTCGTCTATGGCGTCATCGCCCATCACGGTTATGACGGCCTTGTTCTGGCCACGCTGATGGCCGGCGCCATCCTGCTGGTCGCCGGTTTCCTGCGCGCGGGAAATCTCATCCAGTTCATTCCAGAGGCTGTCGTTAATGGCTTCACCATGGGCATCGCCATCATCATTGCCGCCAGCCAGCTGAAGGACCTCTTCGGCTTGCAGGTCGATCATCTGCCGGCGGATTTCCTGCACAAGCTGCCCGCCTTGTGGGAGGGCAGGGCAAGTTTCAGCCTGGCCGCCTTCGGTATCGGCCTCTCCACCCTCCTGTTCATCGTGCTGTTCCGCCGCCTCGCGCCCCGCTGGCCCGGCCTCATCGTCGCCGTCGGCATCACCTCGGCCACCGTGGCGCTGCTGCACCTGCCGGTGGAGACGATTGCAGACAGGTTCGGCGCGCTGCCCTCCAGCCTGCCTGCGCCCGCCTTTCCCGATGTCAGCCTCGCCCGCCTGCAGGAATTGCTGCCCTCGGCGCTGATCATCGCCTTCCTCGCCGGCGTCGAGTCGCTGCTCTCGGCGATGGTGGCAGACCGGATGATCGAAGGCCATCACCGTCCGAATGCGGAGCTGATTGCCCAGGGTGCCGCCAATATCGGCTCCGGCCTGATGGGCGGCCTGCCCGCCACAGGCGCCATCGCGCGCACGGCCACCAATGTGAAGGCAGGCGGCAAAACGCCTGTTGCGGGCATTGTCCACGCGTTGACGCTGCTGGTCATCCTGCTGTTCGCCTCCGGCCTTGCCGGCCAGCTTGCCCTGCCAGCGCTGGCGGGTCTGCTGCTGCTTACGGCGTGGAATATGAGTGAGCCGCACAAATGGCGCGAATATGCCCGCCTGCCACTGGAAGACCGGTTCCTGCTCCTCCTCACGCTCGTGCTGACGGTGGTTGCCGATCTTACCATCGCCATTGGCGCGGGCGTCGCCATCGGCCTTGCCCTGCGCCTGCGCCGCCGTCATGTGCCCCCGGCAGACTGGACGCCGCCAAAGCGTTGA
- a CDS encoding S24 family peptidase, with protein MQHKDIWRGIDLLAAHHGLSPSGLAKRAGLDPTAFNPSKREGADGRPRWPTTESLARVLDAVGSGFDDFAALVEGRRGGSAPLIGFAQAGQDGFFDDAGFPVGGGWEEVRFPGLGTETVYALQISGDSMEPAYRAGDRIIVAPGAPVKIGDRVVAKTTAGEVMAKVLAKRNARTVELASLNPDYAPREFRPAEIAWIARILWASQ; from the coding sequence ATGCAACACAAAGACATCTGGCGCGGCATCGATCTCCTCGCCGCCCATCACGGGCTCAGCCCCTCCGGCCTCGCAAAGCGGGCCGGGCTTGATCCCACCGCCTTCAATCCGTCGAAACGGGAAGGGGCCGATGGCCGCCCCCGCTGGCCCACCACGGAAAGTCTCGCCCGCGTGCTCGATGCGGTCGGCTCCGGCTTTGATGATTTTGCCGCTTTGGTCGAAGGCCGCCGTGGCGGATCGGCGCCGCTGATCGGCTTTGCGCAGGCCGGGCAGGATGGCTTCTTTGATGACGCCGGTTTCCCCGTCGGCGGCGGCTGGGAGGAAGTGCGCTTCCCCGGCCTCGGCACGGAAACAGTCTACGCCCTTCAGATCAGCGGCGATTCGATGGAGCCGGCCTATCGCGCGGGTGACCGCATCATCGTCGCCCCCGGCGCACCGGTGAAAATTGGTGACAGGGTCGTTGCCAAAACCACTGCTGGCGAGGTCATGGCCAAGGTTCTGGCGAAACGGAATGCCCGCACGGTTGAACTCGCTTCGCTCAATCCGGACTATGCCCCGAGGGAATTCCGCCCGGCAGAGATTGCATGGATTGCGCGCATCCTCTGGGCGAGTCAGTAA
- a CDS encoding pyridoxal phosphate-dependent decarboxylase family protein — translation MTDPKLPAAPPGLDPEDWPAFRATAHRLLDAALDKMEAAREGRVWTPFPPEMKAAFSQPLPAQGQDEADLASQLAALLPYGVGNTHPRFFGWVHGSGTPQNLLAEIVASALNANAGGRDHGAIYVERQVISWCRQLFGFPETASGILVSGTSLATVIALKTARDARLEFRSRKEGVEGARLVGYASAEAHACNPRAFDIIGLGSDALRRIPVNDAFQMDTGALRAAIRADREAGLTPFLVIGTAGTVNTGSTDPLAELSAIAKEEGLWFHVDGAFGALARLSPKHAERYRAIEQADSLAFDFHKWMHVNYDAGCVLVREEPHHRHAFSDRPDYLKGAARGIAAGNPWPVEYGPELSRGFRALKVWSQIAGFGTERLGAAIARNCDQAAYLSSKVAPDPRFELLAPARLNICCFRLKADGLDEAALGALNEEIVIRLQESGIAAPSTTKLKGRTAIRVNLTNHRTQESDLDLLLTEIVRIGGAVLAA, via the coding sequence ATGACCGATCCGAAGCTGCCTGCTGCGCCGCCGGGGCTGGACCCTGAAGACTGGCCCGCCTTCCGCGCCACGGCCCACCGCCTGCTGGACGCGGCGCTGGACAAGATGGAAGCGGCCCGCGAGGGGCGCGTGTGGACGCCGTTTCCGCCGGAAATGAAGGCCGCCTTCAGCCAGCCTCTGCCCGCGCAGGGGCAGGATGAGGCCGATCTCGCCAGCCAGCTCGCTGCGCTCCTGCCTTATGGCGTCGGCAACACGCATCCGCGTTTCTTCGGCTGGGTGCATGGCTCGGGCACGCCGCAAAACCTGCTCGCCGAAATCGTGGCCAGCGCGCTCAATGCCAATGCCGGGGGGCGCGATCATGGCGCCATCTATGTCGAGCGGCAGGTGATCAGCTGGTGCCGGCAGCTGTTCGGCTTTCCCGAAACGGCCTCGGGCATCCTCGTCTCGGGCACGTCCCTTGCCACCGTCATCGCCCTGAAAACGGCGCGCGATGCACGCCTGGAATTCCGTAGCCGGAAGGAGGGCGTCGAGGGCGCCCGCCTTGTGGGCTATGCCTCGGCCGAGGCCCATGCCTGCAATCCACGTGCATTCGACATTATCGGCCTCGGCTCGGACGCGCTGCGCCGCATTCCCGTGAACGATGCATTCCAGATGGATACAGGCGCCCTGCGCGCGGCCATCCGGGCAGACCGGGAAGCGGGCCTCACGCCCTTCCTCGTCATCGGCACGGCGGGCACGGTCAATACCGGCTCCACCGATCCGCTGGCGGAGCTGTCGGCCATCGCGAAGGAAGAGGGGCTCTGGTTCCATGTCGACGGCGCCTTCGGCGCGCTCGCGCGCTTGTCGCCGAAACACGCCGAACGGTATCGCGCCATTGAGCAGGCCGACTCGCTCGCTTTCGATTTCCATAAATGGATGCATGTGAACTATGACGCCGGCTGTGTCCTCGTACGGGAGGAGCCCCACCACCGGCACGCCTTTTCCGATCGCCCGGACTATCTCAAAGGCGCAGCGCGCGGTATCGCAGCGGGCAATCCCTGGCCGGTTGAATATGGGCCGGAACTGTCGCGGGGCTTCCGTGCGCTGAAGGTCTGGTCCCAGATCGCCGGCTTCGGCACGGAACGTCTCGGCGCCGCCATCGCCCGCAACTGCGATCAGGCCGCTTACCTGTCGTCCAAAGTGGCCCCAGATCCGCGCTTCGAATTGCTTGCGCCCGCCCGCCTGAACATCTGCTGCTTCCGCCTCAAGGCAGATGGCCTGGATGAGGCCGCGCTCGGCGCCCTGAACGAAGAGATCGTCATCCGCCTTCAGGAAAGCGGCATCGCTGCGCCTTCAACCACCAAGCTCAAGGGCCGCACAGCCATCCGCGTGAACCTCACCAATCACCGTACGCAGGAAAGTGACCTCGATCTTCTGCTGACGGAAATTGTGCGCATCGGGGGTGCGGTGTTGGCCGCATAA
- a CDS encoding SDR family oxidoreductase codes for MEITKDTAAVVTGGASGLGQATARALAKAGAKVAIFDINAEAGEATAKEIGGIFCNVNIMDEASVVAGFEKARAAHGQERITVHCAMTSKGGKTLSWDKENARYKRLSTEDYEFGAKGVLVASYRIASLSAEGMANLPELEDGERGCITLTASVAAQDGQIGQVVYGSCKAGVNGLVLPMARDLMDIGIRVNSIMPGIFATPLMLRASDKVLNSLAASVPFPKRLGKPEEYGSLALELVRNSYFNGQCLRLDGGIRMAPR; via the coding sequence ATGGAAATCACGAAAGATACCGCCGCCGTCGTCACCGGGGGCGCCTCGGGCCTCGGCCAGGCCACCGCCCGCGCGCTGGCCAAGGCTGGCGCCAAGGTTGCCATCTTCGACATCAATGCCGAAGCCGGTGAAGCCACCGCCAAGGAAATCGGCGGCATCTTCTGCAATGTGAACATCATGGACGAGGCCTCCGTGGTTGCCGGCTTCGAAAAGGCCCGCGCCGCACATGGGCAGGAGCGGATCACCGTTCACTGCGCCATGACCTCCAAAGGCGGCAAGACGCTTTCCTGGGACAAGGAAAACGCCCGCTACAAGCGCCTCTCCACGGAAGACTACGAGTTCGGCGCCAAGGGCGTGCTGGTCGCGTCCTATCGCATCGCTTCGCTTTCGGCTGAAGGCATGGCCAATCTGCCGGAACTGGAAGATGGCGAGCGCGGCTGCATCACGCTGACGGCTTCGGTTGCCGCGCAGGATGGCCAGATTGGACAGGTCGTCTACGGATCATGCAAGGCCGGCGTCAATGGCCTGGTCCTGCCGATGGCGCGCGACCTGATGGACATCGGCATTCGCGTGAACTCGATCATGCCGGGCATTTTCGCGACGCCGCTGATGCTGCGCGCATCCGACAAGGTGCTCAACAGCCTTGCTGCTTCGGTTCCCTTCCCGAAACGCCTTGGCAAGCCGGAAGAATATGGCTCGCTGGCGCTGGAACTGGTGCGCAACAGCTATTTCAACGGCCAGTGCCTGCGTCTTGATGGCGGCATCCGGATGGCGCCGCGCTAA
- a CDS encoding LysR family transcriptional regulator: MDWGKLRSFHAAAESGSLTLAGERLGISQSAVSRQIAALEEQLGVSLFQRHARGLVLTDSGHTLYRSTQEMASAAQMANTALRDQQETPQGELIVSAPVAFGSTWLVPRLGNFIRRHPDLRLDLRLDDQVEYDLLKLEAECAIRLWPADKADLIQRKLGTVATNLYASAEYLKAHGTPREPQDLDDHRIIAYGDDSTPLIEMAFACRVGRDDAPPRPATIKVNNVFAMLRAVDAGLGIADVPDYMAANFPRLVRVLPDVTGPTFDLYFIYPSDLRRSKRVAAFREFITTETEAMRRLPMRQGS, from the coding sequence ATGGATTGGGGTAAGCTCAGATCGTTTCACGCGGCCGCCGAATCCGGCAGCCTGACGCTTGCCGGCGAGCGCCTCGGCATCTCGCAATCGGCAGTATCCCGCCAGATTGCGGCGCTGGAGGAGCAGCTGGGCGTTTCCCTGTTCCAGCGCCATGCCCGCGGGCTGGTGCTGACTGACAGTGGCCACACTCTCTATCGCTCCACCCAGGAAATGGCGTCTGCCGCCCAGATGGCCAATACGGCCCTGCGCGATCAGCAGGAAACACCGCAGGGTGAGCTGATTGTGTCGGCTCCTGTGGCCTTTGGGTCCACCTGGCTGGTGCCACGCCTTGGCAATTTCATCCGCCGCCATCCGGACCTGCGTCTCGACCTGCGCCTGGACGACCAGGTAGAGTACGATCTGCTGAAACTGGAAGCCGAGTGCGCCATTCGCCTCTGGCCGGCCGACAAGGCCGATCTCATCCAGCGCAAACTCGGAACGGTCGCGACGAATCTCTACGCGTCCGCCGAATATCTCAAGGCGCATGGCACCCCGCGGGAGCCGCAGGACCTGGATGATCACCGGATCATTGCCTACGGCGACGATTCGACCCCGCTGATTGAAATGGCATTCGCCTGCAGGGTGGGGCGCGATGACGCACCCCCGCGCCCGGCGACCATCAAGGTGAACAATGTTTTCGCCATGTTGCGCGCGGTTGATGCCGGCCTCGGAATTGCGGACGTGCCGGACTATATGGCGGCGAATTTCCCCCGCCTTGTGCGCGTCCTTCCTGATGTAACAGGGCCTACTTTCGATCTTTACTTCATTTACCCCAGCGACCTCAGAAGGTCCAAAAGGGTGGCCGCGTTCCGGGAGTTCATCACCACCGAAACCGAGGCGATGCGGCGGCTGCCTATGCGTCAAGGTTCCTGA
- a CDS encoding alpha/beta hydrolase, producing MSSRHLVDPELLPFLESFPTVNITAEILPAAREAGKAGLALLPPLPENIAVEERFIPGPAGSPDVRVKLYRKKDGASGAAKPAILHLHGGGYISGNPEFMGPQCALWANLFDVVVVSPAYRLAPETSYPGNVEDAYAATAWMNREAEALGIDTGRIAVTGESAGGGLSAALALLVRDRGEYRFCHQQLIFPMLDDRTAVRADLSPMFGEFVWTNGSNHFGWASLLGQPPGSPDVSPYAAAARAETLAGLPPTFISTGALDLFTEENLEYARRLMAEGVPVELHVYPGAPHAYMRDMSARVSRTYMRDALAGMARGLGVAFEG from the coding sequence ATGTCATCGCGCCACCTTGTCGACCCGGAATTGCTGCCTTTCCTGGAATCGTTTCCGACGGTCAACATCACAGCTGAAATCCTGCCGGCAGCGCGCGAAGCCGGCAAGGCGGGCCTCGCCCTGTTGCCGCCCCTCCCGGAGAATATCGCGGTGGAGGAACGCTTCATTCCCGGCCCGGCAGGCAGCCCGGATGTGCGGGTGAAGCTCTATCGCAAGAAAGATGGCGCCAGCGGGGCGGCAAAGCCGGCGATCCTGCACCTGCATGGCGGGGGCTATATCTCCGGCAATCCTGAATTCATGGGGCCGCAATGCGCCCTCTGGGCAAACCTGTTCGATGTGGTGGTGGTTTCGCCCGCTTACAGGCTGGCGCCGGAAACGAGCTATCCGGGCAATGTCGAGGATGCATACGCGGCAACCGCCTGGATGAACCGGGAAGCAGAGGCGCTTGGCATCGATACGGGCCGCATTGCGGTGACAGGCGAGAGCGCAGGCGGGGGGCTTTCGGCAGCGCTGGCGCTGCTGGTGCGCGACCGGGGCGAATACCGCTTCTGCCACCAGCAGCTGATCTTCCCGATGCTGGATGATCGCACGGCGGTGCGCGCGGACCTTTCACCGATGTTCGGCGAGTTCGTCTGGACCAATGGCTCCAATCATTTTGGCTGGGCCTCGCTGCTTGGCCAGCCGCCGGGCAGCCCGGACGTTTCGCCCTACGCTGCCGCTGCGCGGGCCGAAACGCTGGCGGGCTTGCCGCCGACGTTTATTTCGACCGGCGCGCTTGATCTCTTCACGGAGGAAAACCTGGAATATGCCCGCCGCCTGATGGCTGAGGGTGTTCCGGTGGAGCTGCATGTGTATCCGGGCGCGCCGCACGCCTATATGCGGGACATGTCCGCCCGCGTATCGCGTACCTATATGCGCGACGCCCTCGCCGGAATGGCGAGGGGGCTGGGTGTTGCGTTCGAGGGGTAG
- a CDS encoding Dps family protein has protein sequence MSIDIGMSDKARKASADALKDLLGETYALYVKTHGYHWNVTGPRFNSLHAMFMTQYTELWTALDELAERIRALGHFAPGSSGEMMERATIKPDNGVPDADEMVKNLAAGHEAVARAAKKGIAIAEEADDPVSVDLFTQRAQIAEKTAWMLRASV, from the coding sequence ATGTCGATCGACATTGGAATGTCTGACAAGGCCCGCAAGGCTTCTGCCGATGCCCTGAAGGATCTGCTGGGCGAAACTTACGCGCTCTATGTGAAGACGCACGGCTATCACTGGAACGTCACCGGGCCGCGCTTCAACTCGCTGCACGCCATGTTCATGACGCAGTATACCGAACTGTGGACCGCGCTCGATGAACTGGCCGAACGTATCCGCGCGCTGGGCCATTTCGCGCCGGGCTCGTCCGGCGAGATGATGGAACGCGCCACGATAAAGCCGGACAACGGCGTGCCGGATGCGGACGAGATGGTGAAAAACCTCGCTGCCGGTCACGAGGCCGTCGCCCGCGCCGCCAAGAAAGGCATCGCAATCGCCGAAGAGGCAGACGATCCGGTCTCGGTCGACCTGTTCACGCAGCGCGCGCAGATCGCCGAAAAAACCGCCTGGATGCTGCGCGCCTCTGTCTGA
- a CDS encoding pyridoxal phosphate-dependent aminotransferase: MAADIRLSDAIDRVKPSATIAVTTKANEMKRQGLDVIGLGAGEPDFDTPENIKEAAIRALREGKTKYTPSDGIPELKEAIVAKFARENGLTYKTSQVNVSPGGKAVLFNAFMATLNAGDEVVIPAPYWVSYPEMVLLCGGTPVAVSCGAETAYKLTPEKLEAAITPKTKWLILNSPSNPTGAAYTGAELKALADVLLRHPQVWVLTDDMYEHLVYDGFEYKTIAQMEPALYDRTLTMNGVSKAYAMTGWRIGYAAGPEKLIGAMRKVMDQSTSNPCSISQWASVEALNGPQDFLPGFRAAYAGRRNLMVEGLNQAAGIVCPKPEGAFYVYPSCQGLIGKKTASGTIIDSDKTFAAELLEQEKVALVFGEAFGLPGTFRISYATSDAILKEAVTRIQRFCANLS; the protein is encoded by the coding sequence ATGGCCGCCGACATCCGCCTGTCAGACGCAATCGATCGCGTGAAGCCCTCCGCCACGATCGCCGTTACGACCAAGGCCAACGAGATGAAGCGCCAGGGCCTGGATGTGATCGGACTTGGCGCTGGCGAGCCTGATTTTGACACGCCTGAGAACATTAAAGAGGCTGCCATCCGCGCCCTGCGCGAAGGCAAGACGAAATACACCCCTTCGGACGGTATCCCGGAACTGAAAGAAGCCATCGTCGCCAAATTCGCCCGCGAGAACGGCCTCACCTACAAGACCTCGCAAGTAAACGTCTCGCCCGGCGGCAAGGCCGTACTGTTCAACGCCTTCATGGCAACCCTGAACGCAGGCGACGAAGTCGTGATCCCGGCGCCTTACTGGGTGAGCTATCCGGAAATGGTGCTCCTGTGCGGCGGCACGCCCGTCGCCGTCTCCTGCGGCGCGGAAACCGCCTACAAGCTGACCCCGGAAAAGCTGGAAGCCGCGATCACGCCGAAAACCAAATGGCTGATCCTCAACTCCCCCTCCAACCCCACCGGCGCGGCCTATACCGGCGCCGAGCTGAAGGCGCTCGCCGACGTCCTGCTGCGCCATCCGCAAGTCTGGGTGCTGACGGACGATATGTATGAGCACCTCGTCTATGACGGCTTCGAATACAAGACGATCGCCCAGATGGAGCCTGCCCTCTACGATCGCACGCTGACCATGAACGGCGTCTCCAAGGCCTACGCCATGACCGGCTGGCGCATCGGCTATGCTGCCGGCCCGGAAAAACTCATCGGCGCCATGCGCAAGGTGATGGACCAATCGACCTCCAACCCCTGCTCCATCAGCCAGTGGGCCAGTGTCGAGGCGCTGAACGGCCCGCAGGATTTCCTGCCCGGCTTCCGCGCGGCTTACGCCGGCCGCCGCAACCTGATGGTCGAAGGCCTGAACCAGGCCGCCGGTATCGTCTGCCCGAAACCGGAAGGCGCCTTCTATGTCTACCCCTCCTGCCAGGGCCTGATCGGCAAGAAAACCGCTTCCGGCACAATCATCGACAGCGACAAGACCTTCGCCGCAGAGCTGCTGGAGCAGGAAAAGGTCGCCCTCGTCTTCGGGGAAGCCTTCGGCCTGCCGGGAACCTTCCGGATTTCCTATGCGACCTCCGACGCGATCCTCAAGGAAGCGGTGACCCGCATCCAGCGTTTCTGCGCCAATCTGTCATAG